CCTTGCCGCCGGTCCCGATGACTTCGCGGATCTTCGACTTGTCGATCGTGAAGGTCTCGATCCGCGGCGCGTGCGCCGACAATTCGTTGCGGGTCTCGCCCAATGCCTTTGCCATTTCGGCCAGGATGTGCGCGCGGCCCTCATGCGCCTGCGCCAGCGCGACCTTCATGATCTCCTCGGTGATGCCGGAAATCTTGATGTCCATCTGCAGCGCGGTGATACCCTCGCTGGTGCCGGCCACCTTGAAGTCCATGTCGCCGAGGTGATCCTCGTCGCCCAGGATGTCGGACAGGACGGCGAAGTCCTTGCCTTCCAGGATCAGGCCCATCGCGATGCCCGAGACCGGGCGCTTCAGCGGCACGCCGGCATCCATCATCGACAACGAACCGCCGCACACCGTCGCCATCGACGACGAGCCGTTGCTCTCCGTGATGTCGCTGGTCACGCGGATCGTGTAAGGGAACTCTTCCTTCGTCGGCAGCACCGGGTGCAGCGCGCGCCATGCCAGCTTGCCGTGGCCGACTTCGCGACGACCCGGCGCGCCGAAGCGGCCCACTTCGCCGACCGAATAGGGCGGGAAGTTATAGTGGAGCATGAAGTGCTGGTACGACAGGCCGTTCAGGCCGTCGATCATCTGTTCCGCGTCGCGCGTGCCCAGCGTGGTGGTGGCGATGGTCTGCGTCTCGCCGCGGGTGAACAGCGCCGAGCCGTGCGCACGCGGCAGGAAGTGCACTTCCGACGCGATCGGGCGCACCGTCTTGGTGTCGCGCCCGTCGATGCGGCGACCGGTCTTCAGGATCGCACCGCGGACGATGTCCGCTTCCAGCTTCTTCACCAGCTTCAGGCTGGCGAGATACGCCTGCGGATCGCTGTCCTTCAGGTCGGCCATGCCGTCGCGCGCCTTGGCACGCGCGTCGTTGATCGCGGTCTGGCGCGCCTGCTTGTCGGTCAGCTTGTAGGCCGCCTCCAGGTCCTTGCCGATAAGCTTCTTCAGCTTGGCCTTCACGTCCGCCTTGTCGGCCTGGACCTTCAGCTCCCACGGCTCCTTGGCGGCCTGCTCGGCCAGGTCGATGATCGCGTTGATGATGTCCTGCGACGCCTTGTGCGCGAACATCACCGCGCCCAGCATCACGTCCTCGGACAGCTCCTTCGCTTCCGACTCGACCATCATCACCGCGTCGTGGGTAGCGGCGACCATCAGGTCCAGTTCGCCCTCGGCGACCTGCGTGTCGGACGGGTTCAGGATATATTCGCCATCCTGGTAGCCGACGCGCGCCGCGCCGATCGGGCCCATGAACGGCACGCCCGACAGCGTCATCGCCGCCGACGCCGCGATCATCGCCAGCAGATCCGGCTCGTTTTCGCCGTCATACGACATCACCTGCGCGATGCAGTTGATCTCGTTGTAGAAACCCTCGGGGAACAGCGGGCGGATCGGACGATCGATCAGGCGGCTGACCAGCGTCTCACGCTCGGTCGCGCCACGCTCGCGCTTGAAGAAGCCGCCGGGGATGCGGCCGCTGGCGGAGAACTTCTCCTGATAGTGAACGGTGAGCGGGAAGAAATCCTGCCCTTCCTTCACGTTCTTGGCAGCGGTCACCGCGCACAGCACCACCGTTTCGCCGAGCGTGGCGAGCACTGCGCCGTCGGCCTGGCGGGCGACGCGGCCCGTCTCCAGGGTCAGCGTCTTGCCGCCCCACTGGATTTCTACCTTCTTGGTATCGAACATATGTTTTCCTTCACTCCCCGCACCCGATGCGCGGGGGGCCTGCGTACGGGCCGATGGTGGCCCGGGAAGATCAGGCCGTATTGCCTTCTCTTCCATCCCGGCTCCAGCGGGCCGGGGCGGGCGCGGTCGCGCCCTTGATCGCTGGAATCCGAACCGGGGTTCGGAATGCAATAAAGGCGCCTTGCGGCGCCTTTATGTCACTTGCGGAGGCCGAGCTTCGCGATGAGCGCCACGTAGCGGTCACCGTCCTTCTTGCGGAGATAGTCCAGCAGCGAACGCCGCTTGTTGACCATCATCAGCAGACCGCGGCGGGAGTGGTTGTCCTTGGCGTGGCCCTTGAAGTGCTCGGTCAGGTTCTTGATCCGCTCCGTCAGGATCGCGACCTGGACCTCGGGCGAACCCGTGTCGCCTTCGGCGCGTGCATGGTCCTTGATGACTTCCTGGCGGCGTTCTGCGGTGATCGTCATGTATCTTCCTTCGACATCCGTATGTTACAGGTTGAAGCCGCGGACGACCCGAACGAAACCGTCTTCCACCTCCACCAGCGCGACGGGCGTCCCGTCCAGCATGGCAAAGGCCTGACCGTCGTCGGCGGCGATCCCGGCCAGCACACGCCCCTGTCGGAGCGCCCCTGCCTGGTCGGGAACGAGCGCGAGAGCCGGGATGTCGTCCAGCCCTGCGCCCAAGGGCAGGAGAAAGTGTTCAAGGCTGCGCGCCTTAGCGACTTCGTCCAGTTTGTCCAGCGTAATCGCCTGCGCAAGGTCGAACGGACCCGCCTTAGTGCGGCGCAGGTAGGTGACGTGGCCGACCGTGCCGAGCGCCAGCGCGATGTCGCGCGCGAGGCTGCGGATATAGGTGCCCTTGCTAACGTGCGTGCTCAGCATGGCCTCCTCCAGCGCACCGTTATCTGGTTTCCCTGCCATGTCGAGCGCGTGCACCGTCACGTCGCGGGTCGCCAGCACCACGTCCTCGCCGGCACGTGCGAGATCGTAGGCGCGTTGCCCGTCGACCTTCAACGCCGAATAGGCCGGAGGCACCTGCGCGATCGGGCCGGTGAAGCGCGCGAGCACCGCCGCCAGCGCGGCGGCGGTCGGGCGTATGTCGCTGGTCGCGATCACCGCGCCTTCGCGATCGAGCGTGTCGGTCTGTTCGCCGAAACGGATCGTGAAATCATAGACCTTGTCGCTGTCGAGCATCCGCCCGGCCAGCTTCGTCGCCTCGCCGATCGCAATCGGCAGCACCCCGGTCGCGAGCGGATCAAGCGTGCCGCCGTGCCCGACCTTCGCCTTGCCGTAGCCGCCGTTCCGCAGCGCGCGCTTCACTGCGGAAACACCCTGCGTCGAGCCGAGCCCGAGCGGCTTGTCGAGGATCAGCCATCCGTGCACGCTCACCCTCCGATCGCACCGGCGAGCGACAGATACCATTGCGCCACCGCCTGCGCCGGCGGGGCGACCAGCCGCTGGACGATGTTCGCGCCGGGCACCAGCGATGGCAGGACCAGCAGCAGCACGATCAACAGCGGAAATCCGAACCGCGCCAACCCGTCCCAACGCTGCGCCAGCCGCTCGGGCAGCAACCCGGCGACGACATGCCCGCCGTCGAACGGTGGCAGCGGGATGAGGTTGAAGATCGCGAGGAAGACGTTGATGATCACGAAGTTGAGCAGGTTGGCGCCGACGAAGGCCGACACGCTGCCCGGCGCGACGCCGTAGATGTCGCGCGTGAACAGCCCCAGCAGCACCGCCCCGATTGCAGCAAGAACGAGGTTCGAGCCCGGCCCGGCGAGCGCCACCAGCATCATGTCGCGGCGCGGGTGGGGCAGGCGGCGCGCGTCCACCGGCACCGGTTTGGCCCAGCCGAACACCGGCGCCTTGGCGATCGCGAGCAGCAGCGGGAGGATCACGGTGCCGACCGGATCGACGTGGCGTAGAGGGTTCAGCGACAGCCGCCGCTGCTCCTGCGCAGTCGGATCACCCAGCGCGCGCGCCGCGAGGCCATGCGCGACCTCGTGAAAGACGATCGCGACGACGAGCGGGATGATCCAGATCGCCGCTGACCAGATGATGCCGTCAGGGTTCATACCGTCGCAGATAGGGCGGGGGCGGGGGCGTGGCTAGGTGGCTTGGCGACGCCCGTCGGTGATCTGGCGAACGCGGAACCGCTCCGCGCAGTGCGCGCCGCAATCGACATCACGCAAGTGCATGAAACGCCTCGCCGAAGTGCCGTCGGCACAGCGCGACATAGCGATCATTCCCGCCGATCTCGGTCTGCCGCCCCTCCGCCACCGGGCGGCCCGCGCCATCCACGCGCAGGTTCATCGTCGCCTTGCGCCCGCACGCACAAACCGACTTGATCTCTACCAGCGAGTCCGCGAGCGCCAGCAACCGTGCCGAGCCCTCGAACAACGCCCCGCGAAAATCGGTGCGCAAGCCATAGGCAAGCACGGGAATGCCCGCCTCGTCGGCAAGCGATGCAAGCTGGTCGACCTGGACAGCCGTCAGGAATTGCGCCTCGTCCACCAGCACGCAGGCAAGCGGCGTGCGTGCATGGCGCTCGCGCGCTAACGCCCACAGGTCGGTCGCGGAATCGAATATCGTCGCGGGTGCGGAGAGCCCGATCCGCGACGCGATCGTCCCCGCGGCAAAACGATCGTCGACCGCGGCGGTGAACAGCATCGTCGCCATGCCGCGCTCGCGATAGTTGAAGTCGGCCTGGAGCAGGTTGGTCGATTTGCCGGCGTTCATGCTGGCGTAGTAGAAATAGAGCTTGGCCATCAGGCGAATGTCTCGATGACGGGCGGGCTGCCTATCCCCGCCACGGCTACGATGCCGCCCTCGAAAGTGGCGAAGCCGGCCGCCGGCTCTGCGGCTGCGAGATGCAGGTCCGCGATGTCGCCGGCCATCCGATCGCGTCCCGACGCCCGGCGGACGCGTGCCCCAGGCAGCACCGGCAGCGTAGGACGATCGCCCAGCGCTTCGAACGGATCGACGATCCCGCGATGATTGAAACCGTCGCGCGACCGGAGGGCGCAGGCGCAGTCGCGCGAGCCGCGACCGGTGGCAACCAGTTCACGGACGCGCGCCGTGCGCTGCTTCGCCAACCGCCCGCCTTTCACGCTCGCGGAACGAAGGATCACGCATGCCGAGAGGGTTGTACGCGCGCCCATGCCGGCACGATGCATTTTACCGGTGCGACGGTCAATCTTCGCTCGTGGTCTCGCCCAGATCGCGTGCGACTTCGGGGCGCCGCAGCAGCGCGTCGATGTGACTGCCCACGTCGAAGCTTTGGTCCGGCAAAAACTTCAGTCGCGCTGCATATTTCATCTTCACGCGGGCGGCGACTTCACGCTGAAGATACGCGGTGTTGGTGCGCAATGCCTTGAGCACCGCCTCCTCGTCCTTGCCGAGCAACGGCTTCACGAATGCGGTCGCGTGGCGCAGGTCGGGAGACATGCGCACCTCCGTGATGCTCACCATGTGGTTGGCGAGCGTCTCGTCGTGGACGTCGCCGCGCTGAAGTATCTCCGACAGGATGTGCCGCACCTGTTCGCCGACGCGCAGCGTGCGCACCGACCGTTCGCCATGCTGCTCACTCATCGTCCGCACCATCGATAGGGATGAAGAAGGTCGCCCAACTGCGAAACGGGGAAGGCGGCGCGCTCCGGCGCGTGGCCGGCGGAAGCAGGAACCGCCGGACGCATGTGCCTGTGCCGCTCCGCGCGTATCGCCGCTACATGGTCAGGTGCGTCGGCGCATATGATGCGTACCGACGCGCCGAGGTGTGAAATGAAATGAAATGAGCGAACGTTCGCACCCCCCTTCATCTCCAACTGGACCCGGCGTCCGAACACCGGGCCACGGCCGCAAACGTTTGAGGCGGACGTTCCGGTCGCGCGCGCTTCGTCGAAGCTGCGCACGACCGGCAATCCCGTAACTGGCCCCGTCATCCCTTATTACAGCGTACGTTCGCGCAGCTCGACCTCGAACGTTTCGAGATAGTCACCGGCACGAATGTCGGTGAAGTTCTGCGTGAAGGTGACGCCGCACTCAAGACCGGCGCGCACTTCGGGCACGTCGTCCTTGAAGCGCCGCAGCGAGGCGATCTCGCCGCTGTAGATGATAACGTCGTTGCGCGTGATACGTGCCTTGAGTGCCTTGCGGATGACACCCTCGGTGACCAGCAGACCGGCAGCCTTGCCGTGCTTGCCCGCCGAGAAGACCTCGCGGATTTCCGCACGCCCGACCACCGTCTCGAACGCCTCCGGTCCGAGCTCGCCCGCCATGCCGGCGCGGATCTCGTCGATCAGGTCATAGATGACATCGTAATATTTCAACGCCACCTTCTGCCGCTCGGCAATCTCGCGTGCCTTGGCGTTCGCACGGACGTGGAAGCCGATGATCGGCGCGCCGCTGGCACCCGCCAGCGTCACGTCGCTCTCGGTAATCCCGCCGACGCCCGAGTGCAGCACCCGCGCCTTGATGAGATCCGTCGAGATCTTGTTGATCGATGCCACGATCGCCTCGACCGTACCTTGCGTATCGGCCTTCACCACCAGCGGATATTCGATCGCCGCATTGGCCCGCAACGCCGAGAACATGTTCTCGAGGCTGGTCGGCGCAGTCGTCGTGCGCTTGGCGAGCACCACGCTCTGGCGATATTCCGCCACCTCACGGGCGCGCTGCTCGTTCTCGACGACCTGCAACTGGTCGCCCGCCGATGGCGTACCCGACAGACCCAGCACCTCGACCGGCACCGACGGACCCGCCTGCTTCAGCTGACGTCCCTTGTCGTCGACCAGCGCACGGACCTTGCCGCTCTCCGCACCGACGACGAACACGTCGCCGACCTTCAGCGTGCCGCGCGTGACCAGCACCGTGGCAACGGGCCCGCGGCCCTTGTCCAGCTTCGCCTCGATCACGCTGCCTTCGGCAGGGCGATCCGGGTTGGCGGTCAGGTCGAGCAGCTCGGCTTGCAGCTGGATCTTCTCGATCAGCTCGTCCAGACCGGTCTTCTTCAGCGCGGATACCTCGACGTCCTGCGTCTCGCCGCCCATCATCTCGACCTGGATGTTGTGCTCGAGCAGGCGCTCGCGCACCCGCTGCGGGTTCGCATCGTGCTTGTCGATCTTGTTGATCGCCACGATCATCGGCTTGCCTGCCGCCTTGGTGTGGTTGATCGCCTCGATCGTCTGCGGCATCAGTCCGTCGTCGGCCGCGACCACCAGCACCACGATATCCGTGACGTCGGCACCGCGGGCACGCATGGCGGTGAACGCCTCGTGGCCCGGCGTGTCGAGGAAGGTGATCTTCGACTTGTCCTTCAACGTCACCTGATAGGCGCCGATGTGCTGCGTAATGCCGCCGGCTTCGCCGCGCACCACGTCGGTGCCGCGCAACGCGTCCAGCAGGCTGGTCTTGCCGTGGTCGACATGGCCCATGATCGTCACGACCGGCGGACGCGACTGGAGCGTGTCCTCCGCATCCTCGGTCGTGTCCATCACCAGATCGATGTCGGAATCGGACACGCGAACGATGTTGTGGCCGAATTCGGTCACCAGCAACTCGGCGGTGTCCTGGTCGATCGTCTGCGTCATCGTGACGGGCATACCCATCTTGAACAGCGTCTTGACCAGGTCGGCGCCACGCTCCGCCATGCGGTTCGCGAGTTCCTGCACGGTGATCGCTTCCGGCACCTGCACGTCGCGGACCTGTTTGGCCTGCGGCTCGCGCGGACCACCGAAGCCACGCTTCTCCTTCTCGCGGGCACGCTTCAGCGCCGCGAGGCTGCGCGCGCGGGCGCCATCTTCGTTCAGCGCGCGATTGACCGTCAGCTTGCCGCCACGACGCTCGTCACCCTTGCGGTCGCGCTGCTGCGGACGCGCCGGGGTGTTGTTGCGCGGGGTCGCCTGACCGCTCGGCAAACCGCGCGTCGCGTTGCTGCCACCCGCGGCCGACGGCGACGCCGTCGCAGCCGTTGTAGGGGCAGGAGCTGCCTTCGGCTCGGGCTTGGGCTGCGGCTTCGGGATCTCGGGCCGCGCAACCGGTGAGAAGCGGCGAGGGGCCGGCATCGAAGGATCGCGGCCCAGCTCGACCGGTGCCGGCGGCGGGGTCGGTGCGGCAGCGATCGGGCGCGGCGTCAACGCCGGCTTCGGCGTCGGTGCCTTCGCAACCGGCGCAGGCGTCGGCGCAGGTGCTGGCTCTACCGCCGGTGCCGGGGCCGGGGTCGGCGCAGGCGTGGGTGCCGCGACGACCGGCGTCGGCGCAGGTTGTTCGGCGACCGGGTCCGGTGCGACCGGAGCAGGGGCGGGCGTCGGCGCCGGCTCGGACGGTTTGGACGCTTCGGCCTCGGCGCGCGCACGGTCCTCGACGCGGCGACGCTCTTCGTCGGCCGCGCGCTGACGCTCGGCGTCCTCGCGGCGACGCGATTCCTCCAGCGTGTGCATCCGCTGGTCCTCGGCTTCGCGCAGCATTCGCGCCTGGCGCTCCTGCGCGGACTCGTTGGAGACCGGCGGGCGCGGCGCGGGGCGCGCCGGCGCTACGGCGACGGGTGCCGCAGGCTCGGGCGTCGGGGCGGGGGCGGCTTCCGGTGCGCCCCCCTGCGGACCGAGTACGCGGCGACGCTTCACCTCGACCACCACCGTATTGCTACGGCCGTGGCTGAAGCTCTGCTTCACCTTGCCGGTCTCGACCGTGCGCTTCAGCCCCAATGGCTGACGCATTCCGAGTTTCGGCTTGTCGTTGTCGGTCTCGCTCACTCAAATTCCTCGTGCAGTCTCACGGCCGGTGCGGTCGTCCCGGCGATGCCGGGCGCCGATGCGCCTTGCGCGGCCGTAGCGCAAGGTGCGGTGTTCAGATCAGGGCCGATAAAGTGCAGCCAACGATCGAGCGCTTCGCTGAGTCGTTTGGCCGCCGCGCGGTCGATGACGCCGACATGTACCACATTCTCGCGGCCCAGCGCTAACGACAATATGGGACGCGCCACCGGCAGTGCCAAGCCCCTGAGGTCAGATCCTTCGCGATCGGTGCCGACGCGCCATGCCTGGGCCAGCTTGCGCCGGCCGTCGTCGGACGCGTCCGCGGCGTGATACAGCGCGTGAAGCTTGCCCGAACGCGCGGCGGTCTCGATCCGCTCCGAGCCGGTCAGCACCGACCCGCCGCGCGATTCCAGCCCGAGCCGGTCGAGCGCGTTGCGCTCCAGCGCCGCCTCGATCAGCGCCGGCAGCTCGTCCGAGACGGTGAACTCGCCGGTCTTGAATGCGCGCGCAAGTGCGCCGCGCAGCTTGCCCTTGGCGAGTGCCTGTTCGAGGCTCGCGCGATCGACGCCGATCCATGCTCCACGCCCCGGCGCTTTCGCCCGCACGTCCGGCAGCACGCGCCCGTCCGGCGCCAGCGCCAGCCGCACGAGTGCGGCGGGCGATGCGCGCTCGCGGGTTAGGATGCAGGAACGCTCGGGGGTAGCGGTCAGCGTCTCATCGCTGGGGGTCCGCATGTGCGTCTCCCCGTGTGCTGGCCGCATCGCGGTCGGCGATCAATTGACCGCCGGCCCCGTAATTCTCGGTCGAAACTTCCTCGATCACGATCTGCACCGCGGCCGGGTTCTTGCCCAGCCGCGCGACGAGCGAGGACGTGACGTCGGCCACGATCCCCGCCTTCTGCTCGCGCGTCGCCGCGCCCGCCAGTCGGATCGATACGAACGGCATCAGGCCTGCTCCGCCTTTTCGTCATCGGCCGCGGCGTCGGCCGGTGCGTCCTCCGTGGATGCGTCTCCATCGGTTGGCTCCGTGTCGGTCGCTTCCTCGGCGACGTCCTCCACGACAGCCGGCGAGACCGCGGTGGGCTCGTCGTCGAACCAGTGCGCGCGCGCGGCCATGATGATCTCGTTGCCCTGATCGTCGGTCAGGCCATACTCGCCCAGCACGCCGCCCTTGTTCTCGGGGCGATCGTTGCGGCGTGGCGCGTCGTCGTTGCGGCGGCGCGGCTCGGGGCGCTTCTTCTCGACCAGCTCGTCGGTCGCCAGATCGGCGAGGTCGTCGAGCGTCTTGATGCCCTTCTTGCCCAGCGTCACCAGCATCGCCTCGGTCAGGTACGGCAGCTCGGCCAACGCGTCCTCGACGCCCAGCGCGCGACGCTCCTCGCGGTTGGCCTGCTCGCGGCGATCCAGCGCTTCCTGCGCACGGCTTTGCAGCTCCTGCGCGAGATCCTCGTCGAAGCCCTCGATCCCGGCCAGTTCGTCCAGCTCGACATAGGCGACCTCTTCCAGCGCGCCGAAGCCTTCGGCCACCAGCAGCTGCGCCAGCGTCTCGTCGACGTCCAGTTCGTTCTGGAAGGTATCGGAATTCTTGACGAACTCCTGCTGACGCTTCTCGCTGGCGTCGGTCTCGGTCAGGATGTCGATCGCCTTGGCGGTCAACTGACTGGCGAGGCGGACGTTCTGGCCACGGCGACCGATCGCCAGCGACAGCTGGTCGTCAGGCACCACCACCTCGATGCGGTCCTCTTCCTCGTCGATCACCACGCGTGCGACATTGGCCGGCTGGAGCGCGTTGACGACGAAGGTCGCGGTGTCCGGCGACCAGGGGATGATATCGATCTTCTCGCCCTGCATCTCCTGCACGACGGCCTGCACGCGGCTGCCCTTCATGCCGACGCATGCGCCGACCGGGTCGATCGAGCTGTCGTGGCTGATGACGCCGATCTTGGCGCGGCTGCCCGGATCGCGCGCGGCGGCCTTGATCTCGATGATGCCGTCGTAGATCTCCGGCACTTCCTGCGCGAACAGCTTCTTCATGAAGTCGGGGTGCGCGCGGCTGAGGAAGATCTGCGGCCCGCGGTTCTCGCGCACCACCTTCAGGATCAGCGAACGGATGCGATCGTTGACACGCACCACTTCGCGCGGGATCTGCGCGTCGCGGCGGATCACGCCTTCGGCGCGACCGAGGTCGACGACGATGTGTCCGAACTCGACCCGCTTGACCACGCCGGTGATGATCTCGCCGGCGCGCTCCTTGAATTCCTCATACTGGCGCTCGCGCTCGGCGTCGCGGACCTTCTGGAAGATCGTCTGCTTGGCGGCCTGCGCCTGGATGCGCCCGAACTCGATCGGGGGCAGCGGATCGACCAGATAGTCGCCGACGGTCGCGCCCGGCTGCAGCTTCTGCGCGCCATCGACGTCGACCTGCTTGTAGATGTCGTCGACCTGCTCGACCACCTCGACCACACGCCACAGGCGCAGGTCGCCGTTGTTGGCGTCCAGCTTGGCGCGGATGTCCATTTCCTGGCCATAGCGGGTCCGCGCGGCGCGCTGGATCGCATCCTCCATCGCCTCGATGACGATCGCCTTGTCGATCATCTTCTCCGAAGCGACCGAATTGGCGATCGCGATCAGCTCCGCACGATTTGCGGTGA
The genomic region above belongs to Sphingomonas phyllosphaerae 5.2 and contains:
- the rbfA gene encoding 30S ribosome-binding factor RbfA — its product is MSEQHGERSVRTLRVGEQVRHILSEILQRGDVHDETLANHMVSITEVRMSPDLRHATAFVKPLLGKDEEAVLKALRTNTAYLQREVAARVKMKYAARLKFLPDQSFDVGSHIDALLRRPEVARDLGETTSED
- a CDS encoding tautomerase family protein produces the protein MPFVSIRLAGAATREQKAGIVADVTSSLVARLGKNPAAVQIVIEEVSTENYGAGGQLIADRDAASTRGDAHADPQR
- the infB gene encoding translation initiation factor IF-2; this encodes MSETDNDKPKLGMRQPLGLKRTVETGKVKQSFSHGRSNTVVVEVKRRRVLGPQGGAPEAAPAPTPEPAAPVAVAPARPAPRPPVSNESAQERQARMLREAEDQRMHTLEESRRREDAERQRAADEERRRVEDRARAEAEASKPSEPAPTPAPAPVAPDPVAEQPAPTPVVAAPTPAPTPAPAPAVEPAPAPTPAPVAKAPTPKPALTPRPIAAAPTPPPAPVELGRDPSMPAPRRFSPVARPEIPKPQPKPEPKAAPAPTTAATASPSAAGGSNATRGLPSGQATPRNNTPARPQQRDRKGDERRGGKLTVNRALNEDGARARSLAALKRAREKEKRGFGGPREPQAKQVRDVQVPEAITVQELANRMAERGADLVKTLFKMGMPVTMTQTIDQDTAELLVTEFGHNIVRVSDSDIDLVMDTTEDAEDTLQSRPPVVTIMGHVDHGKTSLLDALRGTDVVRGEAGGITQHIGAYQVTLKDKSKITFLDTPGHEAFTAMRARGADVTDIVVLVVAADDGLMPQTIEAINHTKAAGKPMIVAINKIDKHDANPQRVRERLLEHNIQVEMMGGETQDVEVSALKKTGLDELIEKIQLQAELLDLTANPDRPAEGSVIEAKLDKGRGPVATVLVTRGTLKVGDVFVVGAESGKVRALVDDKGRQLKQAGPSVPVEVLGLSGTPSAGDQLQVVENEQRAREVAEYRQSVVLAKRTTTAPTSLENMFSALRANAAIEYPLVVKADTQGTVEAIVASINKISTDLIKARVLHSGVGGITESDVTLAGASGAPIIGFHVRANAKAREIAERQKVALKYYDVIYDLIDEIRAGMAGELGPEAFETVVGRAEIREVFSAGKHGKAAGLLVTEGVIRKALKARITRNDVIIYSGEIASLRRFKDDVPEVRAGLECGVTFTQNFTDIRAGDYLETFEVELRERTL
- the rpsO gene encoding 30S ribosomal protein S15, translated to MTITAERRQEVIKDHARAEGDTGSPEVQVAILTERIKNLTEHFKGHAKDNHSRRGLLMMVNKRRSLLDYLRKKDGDRYVALIAKLGLRK
- a CDS encoding thymidine kinase; the encoded protein is MAKLYFYYASMNAGKSTNLLQADFNYRERGMATMLFTAAVDDRFAAGTIASRIGLSAPATIFDSATDLWALARERHARTPLACVLVDEAQFLTAVQVDQLASLADEAGIPVLAYGLRTDFRGALFEGSARLLALADSLVEIKSVCACGRKATMNLRVDGAGRPVAEGRQTEIGGNDRYVALCRRHFGEAFHALA
- the truB gene encoding tRNA pseudouridine(55) synthase TruB; amino-acid sequence: MVSVARRCDRRVSVHGWLILDKPLGLGSTQGVSAVKRALRNGGYGKAKVGHGGTLDPLATGVLPIAIGEATKLAGRMLDSDKVYDFTIRFGEQTDTLDREGAVIATSDIRPTAAALAAVLARFTGPIAQVPPAYSALKVDGQRAYDLARAGEDVVLATRDVTVHALDMAGKPDNGALEEAMLSTHVSKGTYIRSLARDIALALGTVGHVTYLRRTKAGPFDLAQAITLDKLDEVAKARSLEHFLLPLGAGLDDIPALALVPDQAGALRQGRVLAGIAADDGQAFAMLDGTPVALVEVEDGFVRVVRGFNL
- a CDS encoding site-2 protease family protein — translated: MNPDGIIWSAAIWIIPLVVAIVFHEVAHGLAARALGDPTAQEQRRLSLNPLRHVDPVGTVILPLLLAIAKAPVFGWAKPVPVDARRLPHPRRDMMLVALAGPGSNLVLAAIGAVLLGLFTRDIYGVAPGSVSAFVGANLLNFVIINVFLAIFNLIPLPPFDGGHVVAGLLPERLAQRWDGLARFGFPLLIVLLLVLPSLVPGANIVQRLVAPPAQAVAQWYLSLAGAIGG
- the nusA gene encoding transcription termination factor NusA: MATGVTANRAELIAIANSVASEKMIDKAIVIEAMEDAIQRAARTRYGQEMDIRAKLDANNGDLRLWRVVEVVEQVDDIYKQVDVDGAQKLQPGATVGDYLVDPLPPIEFGRIQAQAAKQTIFQKVRDAERERQYEEFKERAGEIITGVVKRVEFGHIVVDLGRAEGVIRRDAQIPREVVRVNDRIRSLILKVVRENRGPQIFLSRAHPDFMKKLFAQEVPEIYDGIIEIKAAARDPGSRAKIGVISHDSSIDPVGACVGMKGSRVQAVVQEMQGEKIDIIPWSPDTATFVVNALQPANVARVVIDEEEDRIEVVVPDDQLSLAIGRRGQNVRLASQLTAKAIDILTETDASEKRQQEFVKNSDTFQNELDVDETLAQLLVAEGFGALEEVAYVELDELAGIEGFDEDLAQELQSRAQEALDRREQANREERRALGVEDALAELPYLTEAMLVTLGKKGIKTLDDLADLATDELVEKKRPEPRRRNDDAPRRNDRPENKGGVLGEYGLTDDQGNEIIMAARAHWFDDEPTAVSPAVVEDVAEEATDTEPTDGDASTEDAPADAAADDEKAEQA
- the pnp gene encoding polyribonucleotide nucleotidyltransferase — protein: MFDTKKVEIQWGGKTLTLETGRVARQADGAVLATLGETVVLCAVTAAKNVKEGQDFFPLTVHYQEKFSASGRIPGGFFKRERGATERETLVSRLIDRPIRPLFPEGFYNEINCIAQVMSYDGENEPDLLAMIAASAAMTLSGVPFMGPIGAARVGYQDGEYILNPSDTQVAEGELDLMVAATHDAVMMVESEAKELSEDVMLGAVMFAHKASQDIINAIIDLAEQAAKEPWELKVQADKADVKAKLKKLIGKDLEAAYKLTDKQARQTAINDARAKARDGMADLKDSDPQAYLASLKLVKKLEADIVRGAILKTGRRIDGRDTKTVRPIASEVHFLPRAHGSALFTRGETQTIATTTLGTRDAEQMIDGLNGLSYQHFMLHYNFPPYSVGEVGRFGAPGRREVGHGKLAWRALHPVLPTKEEFPYTIRVTSDITESNGSSSMATVCGGSLSMMDAGVPLKRPVSGIAMGLILEGKDFAVLSDILGDEDHLGDMDFKVAGTSEGITALQMDIKISGITEEIMKVALAQAHEGRAHILAEMAKALGETRNELSAHAPRIETFTIDKSKIREVIGTGGKVIREIVATTGAKVDIDDEGVIKVSSSDHAQIEAAIKWIKGLVEEAEVGKVYDGKVVNIVDFGAFVNFMGGKDGLVHVSEMKNERVEKPGDVVSEGQAVKVKVLEIDPRGKVRLSMRVVDQETGAELEDTRPAREPREGGDRGPRGPRRDGGGRDGGGRGGERGGDRGGDRGGDRGGDRGPRREGRGPRREGGKDEGDAPAFAPAFLTNDRD
- a CDS encoding DUF448 domain-containing protein is translated as MRTPSDETLTATPERSCILTRERASPAALVRLALAPDGRVLPDVRAKAPGRGAWIGVDRASLEQALAKGKLRGALARAFKTGEFTVSDELPALIEAALERNALDRLGLESRGGSVLTGSERIETAARSGKLHALYHAADASDDGRRKLAQAWRVGTDREGSDLRGLALPVARPILSLALGRENVVHVGVIDRAAAKRLSEALDRWLHFIGPDLNTAPCATAAQGASAPGIAGTTAPAVRLHEEFE